GGAGGTACGAGCCTAAACCGAACCACTTTCGCTATCGGCTGTTCCTGCTCTATCTCGATCTCGCCGAGATCGATGAGGTCTTCTCGAAGAGGTGGCTCTGGTCGGCGTCGAGGCCGGCGGTCGCTCGGTTTCGAAGGTGCGATCACCTCGGCCCTCCGGACGAATCGCTCGAGCGGTCCGTGAGGAAGCTCGTCGCCGAGCGCTCGGGGAGAAGCCTGCGGGGCCCGATTCGACTCCTCACGCATCTCGCCTACTTTGGCTATCGCTTCAATCCCGTCAGTTTCTTCTATTGCTACGAAGAAGATGGCCGCACGCTCTCGACCATCATCGCCGAGATCAACAACACCCCGTGGGGCGAGCAGCACTGCTACGTGCTCGGAGGCGGAGGCCCGTCCGGAACCGTGCGACGGTATGAGCTCGAGAAGGAGTTCCACATCTCGCCTTTTCTCCCCATGGATATGGGCTATAGGTGGCGTTTCTCCATCCCGGGCGAGCGGCTCGCGGTACATATGGAGAACCTCCGCGACGAGCGCCTGGTGTTCGATTCCACGCTCTGCCTGGAGCGGGAGGAGCTCACGACGAGCGCGCTGAACGCGCGGCTCATC
This window of the Vicinamibacteria bacterium genome carries:
- a CDS encoding DUF1365 domain-containing protein, which translates into the protein MESCIYDGWIRHRRYEPKPNHFRYRLFLLYLDLAEIDEVFSKRWLWSASRPAVARFRRCDHLGPPDESLERSVRKLVAERSGRSLRGPIRLLTHLAYFGYRFNPVSFFYCYEEDGRTLSTIIAEINNTPWGEQHCYVLGGGGPSGTVRRYELEKEFHISPFLPMDMGYRWRFSIPGERLAVHMENLRDERLVFDSTLCLEREELTTSALNARLIRYPLMTLQVISRIYLQAFKLWWKNVPFTPHPDRVVPR